Proteins encoded within one genomic window of Camarhynchus parvulus chromosome 14, STF_HiC, whole genome shotgun sequence:
- the C14H7orf50 gene encoding uncharacterized protein C7orf50 homolog, whose translation MEATKEEEELIAEEEEELTPEEKRKLERKLKKERKKKEKQLMREAGIPIKKVEPKKPSGCERALAYLTSWSKNPEEWKFQKTRQTWLLLHMYDKEKVPDKYFTILLDYLQGLQGNARDKTVQKAEAFMKEFDGSDGEDPNLLGKCERIRQVLQLLS comes from the exons TGGAA GCtacaaaagaagaggaagagcttattgcagaggaagaggaagaactTACtccagaggaaaagaggaaactggaaagaaaattaaaaaaagagcgcaagaagaaggagaaacaGCTGATGAGGGAAGCTGGAATCCCCATAAAAAAGGTGGAGCCCAAAAAGCCGTCGGGATGTGAGCGGGCTCTGGCCTATTTAACCAG CTGGTCTAAAAACCCAGAAGAATGGAAGTTTCAGAAGACAAGACAGACATGGCTTCTCCTGCACATGTATGATAAAGAGAAG gTTCCAGACAAGTATTTCACCATTTTACTGGATTATCTGCAAGGGCTTCAGGGCAATGCACGAGACAAAACTGTGCAGAAAGCTGAAGCTTTTATGAAGGAATTTGATGGTTCTGATGGAGAAGACCCAAACCTGCTGGGGAAGTGTGAGCGCATCAGACAAGTTCTACAACTGCTGTCCtga